The Bradyrhizobium oligotrophicum S58 genome contains the following window.
GGGCAAAGCGAGCACTGCGACGGCGGAGCAGGGATTGGTAGTCGGCGCGGTGCCGCTGACGCCGATCCAGCATTGGTTCTTCGCCCAGGATCTAACGATGCCGGATCACTTCAACCAGGCGGTGCTGCTCGACGGCAGCGATCTGACACCAGAGCCGGTGGTGTCGGCGTTGGACGTGCTGCTGCGCCAGCACGATGCGCTGCGGCTGCGGTTTGCACGTGGTGAGCACGGCTGGCAGCAGACCCATGATGCAAGCGACACGGCGCTGCAGTCGGCAGAGCTGTTCGAGGCGATCGATCTGTCGGGCCTGGATGATGCCGTGCGAGGACCGGCATTGCAGAGGCATGCGGAGCGGCTGCAGGCGAGCCTGGATCTGGCGCAGGGACCGGTGTTGCGGGTGGCGCTGTTCGATCTGGGCGAGGGTGGCCAGCGGCTGCTGCTGATTGCTCATCATCTGGTGGTCGACGGGGTGTCGTGGCGGATCCTGCTGGAGGATCTCGGCACGGCGCTGTCGGCGCTGCGGCGGGACGAGCAGGTGCGGCTGCCGCCGAAGACGACCGCGTTCCGGCACTGGGCGGAGCGGCTGGTGGCCTATGCGCAATCCGAGGCCGCACGGGAGGAACTGAGCTACTGGCGGAGTCAGCCATGGGAAACAGCGCCGCGCCTGCCGCGTGACCATGCGGATGGTGCCAACACGGCCGGCCACGTGCAGCTGGTGAAGCTCGCGCTGGATGCTGACGAGACCCGGGCGCTGCTGCAGGAGGTGCCGGAGGTCTACCATACAGAGATCAACGACGTGCTGCTGACGGCGCTGGTGCAGGCGTTCGCCGGCTGGACCGGGCAGCGGCGGTTGCTGGTCGGCCTGGAGGGTCACGGCCGCGAGGAGCTGTTCGGCGAGATCGACGTGTCGCGGACGGTGGGCTGGTTCACCAGCCTGTTCCCGGTGCTGCTGGAGCTGGAAGGGGACGCCGATCCCGGCGCGGCGCTGAAGCAGGTGAAGGAGCAGTTGCGGGCGGTGCCGCATCGTGGCGTCGGCTACGGTGTGTTGCGTCATCTCGGCGGCGTCGATGTGCCGGCACCTGAAGTCGAGGTGAGCTTCAACTATCTCGGCCAGCTCGACGGCGCGGCCGGCGGGCAGGGCTTCGGCTTTGCCGCCGAGGACGTCGGCCGCGAGCAGCACGCGGCCAACCGCCGCGCGCATCTGATCGACGTGTCCGCCCATGTCGGCGACGGCCGCCTGCAGATGCAATGGGCCTACAGCCATGCATGTCACGAGGCATCAACCATCGAGGCCTTGGCGGAGGAGTTTGCCTCGCGTCTTCGCCACATGATCGAGCACTGCGAGACGAGCGACGGCGGCTTTACGCTGTCCGATTTTCCGCTCCTGCAGGACGCTCTGCATATCTGAGATTGGAGCCGAGCAATGACCATGGACTCGAACCAGAACAAGAAGCGGCTCGGTCAGGAGGCGCTGGAGCGCGTGATCGCATCGGTCGGAGGTCCGCGGCGGGTCGCGGACATCTATCCGCTGTCACCGCTGCAGCGGGGCCTGTTGTTCCACAGCCTGTATGAGCCGGATGCAGCGGTCTATGTGATCTCGCTGGCGTGCCGGCTGCAAGGCGCGCTGGATGCCGATGCGTTCGAGCAAGCCTGGAAGCTGGCGATTGCGCGGCATGCGGTGCTGCGCACCGCCTTCGTCGGCCACGATCTCGACGTGCCCTTGCAGGTGGTGCTGCGCGAGGCGGCATTGCGGTTTGACTGCGAGGACTGGCGGCATCTGCCGGCAGCGGAGCAGGACAGACGCTTTGCCGAGCTGCAGCAGGCCGAGCGCAGCCGTGGCTTCGACTTTGCGCAGCCGCCCCTGATGCGGCTCAGCCTGATCCGGATCGGCGATCACGATCACCGGCTGTTGTGGAATGTGCATCACATCGTGCTGGACGGCTGGTCGATCCCGCTTTTGCTCGACGACGTGCTGACGGCCTATGCGGCGCTGAGCCGGCATGAGACGCCGAAGCTGTCGCCGCTACGGCCGTTCAAGGACTATATCGGCTGGCTGCAGCGCCAGGACCTGGCGCGGGCGGAAGCGCATTGGCGCCGGCGCCTGGCCGGGTTCGATACACCGTCCTCGTTGACGCTTGCGAGGCCAAGCGGTGACGAGCGGCACGGGGAGCGACATGGCGAGCTTCATCACACTCCAAAGGTCGATTTCGCCGCGGTCGAAAGATTCGCGCGAGAACACAAGTTGACCATGAACACCCTGGTGCAGGGCGCCTGGGCGCTGCTGCTCGGCCGCTACTGCGGCTCTGACGACGTGGTATTCGGTGTGACGCTGTCGGGCCGTCCGGCGGAGCTTCCCGATGTCGAGCGTACGGTGGGTCTCTTCGTCAATACGCTGCCACTGCGAGTCGGATTGTCGGACGCCGCGACGGTGCTGGAATGGCTGCGCGTGATCCAGGCGCGGCAGAGCGAGCTGACAGAGTATCAATATAGTCCATTGCCGCTGGTGCAGCGCTGGAGCGAGGTTGCGGACGGAACGGCGCTGTTCGAGAGCATCGTCGCCTATGAGAACTATCCGGTGGCGATGTCGGCTACGACCGGCATTTCGGAGCAACTCCGGATCAGCGACGCCTGCACGACGGAACGGACGAGCTATCCACTGACGCTGCAGGTCACGGTCGACACATCGGTCACTTTCAAACTGATCTATGATGCGGAGCGGTTCGCTGCGACCGCGCTCGAACGCATGCTTGGGCATCTCGGGCATTTGCTCGGTGAGATCGTCGCGGATCCCGCCCGGCAGCTGGGATCGATCCCGTTGCTGAGCGGAGCGGAACGCCAGGAGGTCGTGAGCGCCTTCAACGCGACGGCGATGAGCTATCCGCAGGGGCTGCTGCATGAGCTGATCGAGGCGCAGGCGCGGCGGACACCCGAGGCGATTGCGTTGCGCTTCGAGGGCGAGACGCTCGGTTACGACGGGCTGGAGCGTCAAGCCAACCAGCTTGCACGTCAGCTGCAGAGCCGCGGCGTCGGCCCCGATGTCGTGGTCGGCATCTGCGCCGAGCGCTCGCTGGAGATGGTGATCGGGCTGCTCGGCATCTTGAAGGCTGGCGGCGCCTACCTGCCGCTGGATCCGAGCCTCCCACCGGAGCGGCTGGCAATCATGCTGGAGGATGCCGGCGCGCGCGTGCTGCTGGCGCAGGATGCGCTCACCGCGCGGTTGCCGGCGAGTGATGCGGTCGTGGTGCAGTTCAAAGCCGATGCTGCCGCTATCGCGGGTTATCCTGATAGTGCGCCCGTCGTGGCCTGCACTCCGGACAACCTCGCTTACGTGATCTACACGTCCGGCTCGACGGGGCGGCCGAAGGGCGTGATGAACAGTCATCGCGGCATCGTCAACCGGCTCGCCTGGATGCAGGACGCCTACCGGCTGAGGCCGGAGGACGTCGTGATGCAGAAGACGCCGTTCGGCTTCGATGTCTCGGTTTGGGAGTTCTTCTGGCCGCTGATGCAAGGCGCAGAACTGGTGATCGCGCGTCCCGGCGGGCATCAGGATCCGGCCTATCTGTCAGAGCTGATCGAGCGTCACAGTGTGACGGTGATGCACTTCGTGCCGTCGATGCTGCAGGCGTTCCTGGAGACGGCGGAACTCGGCCGCTGCGGCAGCCTGCGCGACGTGATCTGCAGCGGCGAGGCGCTGCCGGCGGAGACGCAGACCCGATTCCTCACGGCGCTCGCGAGCCGGCTGCACAATCTGTACGGCCCGACGGAGGCGGCGGTCGACGTCAGCGCCTGGGCGTGTCGGCTCGAGCCGGAGGCAACGCAGGTGCCGATCGGCCGGCCGATCAGCAACATCCAGCTCTACGTGCTCGACCCCCGTCTGGAGCCGGTGCCGATCGGCGTTGCCGGCGAGCTCTACATCAGCGGCGTCGGATTGGCGCGGGGTTATCTGCATCGTCCCTCGCTGACGGCGGAGCGGTTCGTGCCGAGTCCATTCGCGCGTGGCGAGCGGCTGTATCGCACCGGGGACCTGGCGCGGTGGCGGGCGGATGGCGCGCTGGATTATCTCGGCCGGCTCGATCACCAGGTGAAGCTGCGCGGCTTCCGGATCGAACTCGGCGAGATCGAGGCGGCGCTGACGGCGCAAATCGGTGTTGCCCAGGCCGCGGTGGTGCTGCGCGAGGACGCCGGTGGCAAGCGGCTGGTGGGTTACGTGGTGGTGCAACCTGGCGCCGCGATCGACGTGGAGACGTTGCGGGGGCGGCTGCAGCGGACACTGCCGGACTACATGGTGCCGTCGGCGATCGTGATGCTCGCGGCGTTGCCGCTGACGCCGAACGGCAAGCTCGACCGCAACGCGCTGCCGGCGCCGGAGTTCGGATCGACGGACATCGATGCGGCGCCGCGCAATGCCGCCGAAACCATCCTGGCGTCGATCTTTATGGACGTTCTTGGCGTCGAACACGTGGGCATCCACGATGATTTCTTCGCCTGCGGAGGACACTCGCTGCTCGCCACCCAGGTCGTGGCACGTGCCCAGCGAGAGCTGAGTGTCCAGGTCCCGTTGCGCGTGCTGTTCGAGGCGCCAACGGTCGCAGGCCTGGCTGCGCGCTTGAGCCTCGCACCGGAGAGCACCGTCGCACCGTTGCTGCCGGTCCCAAGACAACAGCCGTTGCCGCTCTCGCATGGCCAGGAGCGGCTGTGGTTCGTGGAGCAGCTTGGCCTGTCCGGCAGCAGCTATCTGGTGACGGCGGCGGTACGTCTGGTGGGGAAGCTGGATGCCGACGCGCTGTCGGCGGCGTTGAGCGACGTGGTGCGGCGGCATGAGAGCCTGCGGACGCGGTTCGAGGTGCGCGGCGAGAGTGCGATGCAGGTGATCGATCCGCCATGGCCGGTGGCGCTGGCACCGGAGATGGTCGCGACGGAGGACGAGGCGCGGCAACGGGCGGACGCGCTGATGCGGCAGCCGTTCGATCTGTCACGGGACCGGCTGTTGCGCGTGGCGCTGTTGCAGATGTCGCCCGACGTGCACGTGCTGGTGCTGTCGATGCATCACATCGTGTCGGATGGCTGGTCGATGGGGGTCCTGCTCGGCGAGGTCGAGACGCTGTATGCGGCGTTCTGCACGGGGCGGCCGTCACCGCTGCCGGACTTGCCGATCCAATATGCCGACTATGCGGTGTGGCAGCGGCGCTGGCTGGAGGAGACCGCGCTGCAGCGGCAGCTCGACTACTGGACGACGCAGCTTGCCGGCGCGCCGGTCGGCATCGAGCTGGCCACCGACCGGCCGCGGCCGGCAGTGCCGAGCCTCCGCGGCGCGGTGCACCGGTTCTCAGTGGAGTCGACCTGCACGGCGGCGCTGACGGCGCTGGCACGGCAGGAAGGTGCGACGCTGTTCATGGTGCTGCTGGCTGCTTACGACGTGCTGCTGTCGCGCTGGAGCGGGCAGGACGATGTGGTGGTGGGGACGCCGGTCGCGGGCCGCAGCCGGATCGAGACCGAGCGGCTGATCGGCTTCTTCGTCAACATGCTGGCGTTGCGCTGCGACGTCTCGGGCACCGGCTCATTCCGCGACGTGCTGCGGCAGATCAAGGCGACCGCGCTCGACGCCTATGCGCATCAGGACCTGCCGTTCGAGAAGCTGGTGGAGGCGCTGCATCCGGTCCGCGATCTCAGCCGCGAGCCGGTGTTCCAAATCGTGTTCGCGCTGCAGAACACACCGCAACGTTCGCGCGGTCTGCCCGGGCTGAAGCTGGAGCCGTTCGCGGCGGACGCGGTGGCGGCGAAGTTCGATCTCGAACTGGCGATGACCGAGGAGCAGGGCGCCCTGTCGGCGACGCTGGTCTATGCCACGGACCTGTTCGATGCCGAGACGATCGCGCGGCTGGCGGAGCATTTCGTCCGGCTGCTGCAGGGCATCGCGGCGAACCCCGACGGGCGTCTGTCGGAGCTGAGTTTGCTGAGTGCTG
Protein-coding sequences here:
- a CDS encoding non-ribosomal peptide synthetase; amino-acid sequence: MTMDSNQNKKRLGQEALERVIASVGGPRRVADIYPLSPLQRGLLFHSLYEPDAAVYVISLACRLQGALDADAFEQAWKLAIARHAVLRTAFVGHDLDVPLQVVLREAALRFDCEDWRHLPAAEQDRRFAELQQAERSRGFDFAQPPLMRLSLIRIGDHDHRLLWNVHHIVLDGWSIPLLLDDVLTAYAALSRHETPKLSPLRPFKDYIGWLQRQDLARAEAHWRRRLAGFDTPSSLTLARPSGDERHGERHGELHHTPKVDFAAVERFAREHKLTMNTLVQGAWALLLGRYCGSDDVVFGVTLSGRPAELPDVERTVGLFVNTLPLRVGLSDAATVLEWLRVIQARQSELTEYQYSPLPLVQRWSEVADGTALFESIVAYENYPVAMSATTGISEQLRISDACTTERTSYPLTLQVTVDTSVTFKLIYDAERFAATALERMLGHLGHLLGEIVADPARQLGSIPLLSGAERQEVVSAFNATAMSYPQGLLHELIEAQARRTPEAIALRFEGETLGYDGLERQANQLARQLQSRGVGPDVVVGICAERSLEMVIGLLGILKAGGAYLPLDPSLPPERLAIMLEDAGARVLLAQDALTARLPASDAVVVQFKADAAAIAGYPDSAPVVACTPDNLAYVIYTSGSTGRPKGVMNSHRGIVNRLAWMQDAYRLRPEDVVMQKTPFGFDVSVWEFFWPLMQGAELVIARPGGHQDPAYLSELIERHSVTVMHFVPSMLQAFLETAELGRCGSLRDVICSGEALPAETQTRFLTALASRLHNLYGPTEAAVDVSAWACRLEPEATQVPIGRPISNIQLYVLDPRLEPVPIGVAGELYISGVGLARGYLHRPSLTAERFVPSPFARGERLYRTGDLARWRADGALDYLGRLDHQVKLRGFRIELGEIEAALTAQIGVAQAAVVLREDAGGKRLVGYVVVQPGAAIDVETLRGRLQRTLPDYMVPSAIVMLAALPLTPNGKLDRNALPAPEFGSTDIDAAPRNAAETILASIFMDVLGVEHVGIHDDFFACGGHSLLATQVVARAQRELSVQVPLRVLFEAPTVAGLAARLSLAPESTVAPLLPVPRQQPLPLSHGQERLWFVEQLGLSGSSYLVTAAVRLVGKLDADALSAALSDVVRRHESLRTRFEVRGESAMQVIDPPWPVALAPEMVATEDEARQRADALMRQPFDLSRDRLLRVALLQMSPDVHVLVLSMHHIVSDGWSMGVLLGEVETLYAAFCTGRPSPLPDLPIQYADYAVWQRRWLEETALQRQLDYWTTQLAGAPVGIELATDRPRPAVPSLRGAVHRFSVESTCTAALTALARQEGATLFMVLLAAYDVLLSRWSGQDDVVVGTPVAGRSRIETERLIGFFVNMLALRCDVSGTGSFRDVLRQIKATALDAYAHQDLPFEKLVEALHPVRDLSREPVFQIVFALQNTPQRSRGLPGLKLEPFAADAVAAKFDLELAMTEEQGALSATLVYATDLFDAETIARLAEHFVRLLQGIAANPDGRLSELSLLSAAERQQLVAWNGSSAVYAQDRCLHELFAEQAERDPAAVALVMDDEELSYGALERRANQLAHHLQSLGVGPDVIVGLCVERSLDMVVGVLGILKAGGAYLPLDPRYPAERLAYMVDDARVNVLVTQAALLERLPATDTTLVRLDADAAAIAAHPDIAPVTACDADHLAYVIYTSGSTGRPKGVMTSHRGIMNLADAQLGQLPLQASDRILQFASISFDAAVWDLVMSWRVGAALVLAAQHDLMPGEPLREVLQRQRVTAVLLPPAALAALPVALLPELKVLIAGGEACTAELLRPWLAGRSVFNAYGPTEASVCTTMARCGDERRPPIGRALPNTRVYLLDARLEPVPIGVAGELYIGGVGLARGYLHRPSLTAERFVPSPFARGERLYRTGDLARWRADGALDYLGRLDHQVKLRGFRIELGEIEAALSAQTGIAQAAVVLREDGGGKRLVGYVVAQPETQLDVESLRQQLQRSLPDYMVPSAIVALASLPLTPNGKLDRNALPAPDRRRDGADQPPRNPVETVLAGLFADVLNLERVGIHDNFFELGGHSLLAMQLLERIRATLGIALPVRLIFMAPTIAGLAEHAEQALASEIETMTPAEIEIALQDLDRIELQSIESVS